The genomic region TGGCGGGTGGCCGTGATCTGCCTGACCGAGCGCAGCGGCCCGGAGAGCGCGATGATGTTCAACGGCTTGAGCACCTCGGCCAGCCCCGAGCGCTACTACTCGGCCGAACGCCACGCGCTGGTCGATCTCGACGGCTGGTTCCAAAAGGAGTACGAGCGCTGGTCGCGCAAATACAACGACTTCATGGAACTCAAGATCTTCGGCCTCTACGAGGTGAGCAACCTGCCGCCGATCCCGCTGCAATCGGGCTCGTGGTCCTGGCGCGAGGCGCGTGACGACAGCACCTTCAACAAATTCTTACACGAGGTGGCGCTGCAGCACGGCGTGCCGGTGGGCGACTTCGACGTGCTGGTCTATGTTTATTTCTACACCAAGACCATCGAAACCCGCGACTACGTCGAGAACCTGTGCTACTGGAGCCGCGATACCGACTTCGTGATGTGGCCGCTGAACACCCAGCGCACCATCGATTTCCACATCAGCTCCGTGGGCTACTGCATGGGGCACGTAATGGGCGCCGACGTGCACCTCAACGAGCACGGGCATCCCAAGTTCCCCGAGGGCCTGCCCGAACCGGCCAAGTCCCAGCGCTACCCGCAGACCATGGCCGAGCTGATGGCGCCGTACATCGCCAACCAGCAGTACAAGGTCGACATTTTGCACTCGCTGGACCAGTTGGCGGTCGGACCGTACACAGCCCACGAGCTGGGCTGGATCGATTCGAGCGAGCTCGGGGTCTACGCGCCGGCCTCCGCCCAATAGCGGACTCACTGCGGTTCGGCCCGATGAGCGTCGAACGATCCGAAAAACACGTACTGATTCAGGGCCGGGGTCCGACCCTCGAGGGTCGGCTGGGACTGCCGGAAAACGCGCGGGCCATCGGCGTGGTCTGCCATCCCCATACCCTGTTCGGCGGCTCGATGGACAACAACGTGGTCCACGCCCTGTGCCGCACCCTGGCCGATCTGGACTGCGGCTGGCTGCGCTTTAACTTCCGCGGGGCAGGGCGCTCGGAGGGGGCCTGCGACAACGGTCGCGGCGAGACGCACGACCTGCTCGCCGCCCTGGACTTTGCCACTGCCAAGCTGCCCGACGCTCCGCTGCTGCTGTTGGGGTACAGCTTCGGCGCGGCAGTGGCGCTTGCGGCCCTGGAGTCGCCCGCAATCCCGGACCTGCGAGCCGTGGTGGCGGTCAGTCCCCCCACGGTGCTCGACCTGGATTTCTACACCTTTGACGCGGCGCGGCAATTGCTGGTGCTGGTCGGCGATGGCGACGATTACGCGGATCACCAGTCCCTGGCCGAACAGGCAAAGCCCCTGGACAATGTGCGCTTCGAGATCTGCCCGGGTGCGGATCACTTCTGGGTCGGCTGCGAAGATTGGCTCGCACAACGCGTTTCGGACTACCTCGCACAGCAGCTGAGGTAGGGCGGGGGAATTAACAACATTGGGTAGGCGCTCGCGGGGGCGGCTTCGAGCCGCCGCGGGGTGGGCCGTGGCATTACGACCATCGGACTACGCGAGTTTTGTGGGCACCTCAAAGGTGCCTTACCCCACCGCGATGGTCTCGCTGCGCCGTTCGCGGCCAATGATAAAGATCTCGCGGCTGACCTTGCGCGTGGTCTCGGGCCGCAGGGCCGAGACCCGCTTATAGCGCGACTTGACCTGCTTGATGAACTGCTGGATGTCCGGCCCCTGAAAGATTTTTATCACCAGCGACGAGCCGACCGCGCCGCGACGCCAGGCCTGGTCCAGCGCGACCTGAGCCAGCTCCATGCTGCGGTAGTGATCCGCGTCCTTGATGCCCGAGGTGTTCGGCGCCATGTCCGAGAGCACGATGTCGAAGCGCTCGGGCAGCCGTTCGATCGATTCGATCTCCTTTAGATCGCCCAGAGCGTCGGCCGTGATCGTCACTACGTTTATCGCCACCGGTTCCACCGGGTTGAGGTCCAGGCCGATCACCAGCCCCTGGGGTCCGACGCGCTGTGCCGCCACCTGCAGCCACGAGCCCGGAGCGCAACCCAGGTCGAGCACGCGCATCTGCGGACGCAGCAGTTTGTACTTGTCGTCGATCTGCATCAGCTTGTACGCACTGCGCGCGCGATAGTGCTCGGTTTTGGCCCGCTTGGCCCAATGGTCTTGCCGCCGTCTGCCCATCGGTTGATTCTAGCGTTTTCGC from Candidatus Alcyoniella australis harbors:
- a CDS encoding ribosomal protein L7/L12 produces the protein MSEKQAEHIDRSKVVMVSIPRDQDKYSVIKTLARELKIPFEEAGGMLEDLPQELLSGVPVAAAEAFAEKLLDVGAEVEVLPMGPLHRYCAFHPHNRARSKCKVCDEYICEIELINSKGKLFCIEHWDRHKFRRKLIWTISVLTLVILAAAFFTSRRALFTMMHKDHWRVAVICLTERSGPESAMMFNGLSTSASPERYYSAERHALVDLDGWFQKEYERWSRKYNDFMELKIFGLYEVSNLPPIPLQSGSWSWREARDDSTFNKFLHEVALQHGVPVGDFDVLVYVYFYTKTIETRDYVENLCYWSRDTDFVMWPLNTQRTIDFHISSVGYCMGHVMGADVHLNEHGHPKFPEGLPEPAKSQRYPQTMAELMAPYIANQQYKVDILHSLDQLAVGPYTAHELGWIDSSELGVYAPASAQ
- a CDS encoding alpha/beta fold hydrolase, with translation MSVERSEKHVLIQGRGPTLEGRLGLPENARAIGVVCHPHTLFGGSMDNNVVHALCRTLADLDCGWLRFNFRGAGRSEGACDNGRGETHDLLAALDFATAKLPDAPLLLLGYSFGAAVALAALESPAIPDLRAVVAVSPPTVLDLDFYTFDAARQLLVLVGDGDDYADHQSLAEQAKPLDNVRFEICPGADHFWVGCEDWLAQRVSDYLAQQLR
- a CDS encoding RlmE family RNA methyltransferase; its protein translation is MGRRRQDHWAKRAKTEHYRARSAYKLMQIDDKYKLLRPQMRVLDLGCAPGSWLQVAAQRVGPQGLVIGLDLNPVEPVAINVVTITADALGDLKEIESIERLPERFDIVLSDMAPNTSGIKDADHYRSMELAQVALDQAWRRGAVGSSLVIKIFQGPDIQQFIKQVKSRYKRVSALRPETTRKVSREIFIIGRERRSETIAVG